Proteins co-encoded in one Deinococcota bacterium genomic window:
- a CDS encoding PQQ-dependent sugar dehydrogenase — MGRMLRAVRIMAVLVLGLYAFGQQDQTATQETDVETSGQATVTPGGQLPGNVAIQLVRVADGLTDPIKVANAGDGSGRLFIIERVGRVRILDESGELLDEPFLDISQNVKIDFLEQGLLGLAFHPDYSENGLFYVYYSDYVTNGQSFVEEYRVSDDPNQADPDSARLLLAVPQPYVNHNGGTIHFGPDGYLYINLGDGGLAGDPHANAQNVNTILGSIARIDVNQQDSRRGYRIPDDNPFAGAGIRRVSFGLEDAAQYRPESAPEIWAYGLRNPWMSGFDPETGDLYVTDVGQDAWEEINFVPSGSEGGMNFGWPFMEGSHPYPPEEYTRAGERPADPQQRVGVLPVAEYNHDEGDCSITGLGVYRGDEFEDLNGVYFNSDYCTGKVWGLSHDDGGNWAYAVLLNTGMQATGGGNDEAGNIYMTTCECEWSRDYAVNPGSSGVLWRIVHADQVPEGAETAPTTDMGEPAGAEEMEEREGEGEGDVEEQLEGEEQDDEEEEEGSGG, encoded by the coding sequence ATGGGAAGAATGCTTAGAGCGGTTCGGATCATGGCGGTCTTGGTTCTCGGCTTATATGCCTTTGGGCAGCAGGACCAGACGGCAACCCAGGAGACGGACGTGGAGACTTCTGGTCAAGCCACGGTGACACCTGGAGGTCAACTCCCCGGCAACGTCGCGATTCAGCTCGTCAGGGTCGCCGATGGCCTCACCGACCCCATCAAGGTCGCCAACGCAGGTGACGGCAGCGGCAGGCTGTTCATCATCGAGCGGGTAGGCCGCGTCCGCATCTTGGACGAGAGCGGCGAGCTCTTAGACGAACCCTTTTTAGACATCAGCCAAAATGTCAAGATCGACTTTCTCGAGCAGGGCCTCCTCGGCTTGGCCTTTCACCCCGACTACAGTGAGAACGGACTCTTCTACGTCTACTACAGCGACTACGTGACCAACGGCCAGTCGTTCGTGGAAGAGTACCGGGTTTCGGACGACCCCAACCAGGCCGATCCGGACTCCGCTCGGCTCCTGCTAGCCGTGCCCCAACCCTACGTCAACCACAACGGCGGGACGATTCACTTCGGCCCCGACGGCTATCTCTACATCAACCTGGGTGACGGCGGTCTGGCTGGCGACCCCCACGCCAACGCCCAGAACGTCAACACCATCCTCGGCTCGATTGCCCGCATCGACGTGAACCAGCAGGATTCCCGGCGGGGCTACCGCATCCCCGACGACAACCCCTTTGCCGGGGCGGGCATCAGGCGGGTCAGCTTCGGCCTCGAGGACGCCGCGCAGTACCGTCCCGAGTCAGCACCCGAAATCTGGGCCTACGGCCTTAGAAACCCCTGGATGTCGGGTTTCGATCCGGAAACCGGCGACCTCTACGTCACCGATGTCGGGCAGGACGCCTGGGAGGAGATCAACTTCGTGCCCAGCGGCAGTGAAGGCGGCATGAACTTCGGCTGGCCCTTCATGGAAGGGTCGCATCCCTATCCGCCTGAGGAGTACACGCGGGCGGGCGAACGACCGGCGGACCCGCAGCAGAGAGTGGGCGTCTTGCCGGTAGCTGAGTACAACCACGACGAGGGCGACTGCTCGATCACCGGCCTTGGCGTCTACCGTGGTGACGAGTTCGAGGATCTGAACGGCGTCTACTTCAACTCCGACTACTGCACCGGCAAGGTCTGGGGCCTCAGCCACGATGACGGAGGCAACTGGGCCTACGCAGTCCTCCTCAACACCGGCATGCAGGCAACCGGCGGTGGCAACGACGAGGCCGGCAACATCTACATGACTACGTGCGAGTGCGAGTGGTCACGCGACTACGCGGTCAACCCTGGCTCCAGCGGCGTCCTCTGGCGCATTGTGCACGCCGATCAGGTTCCCGAAGGCGCGGAGACGGCTCCAACGACGGACATGGGGGAGCCGGCGGGAGCTGAAGAAATGGAAGAGCGAGAAGGCGAGGGTGAGGGCGACGTAGAGGAACAGCTCGAGGGTGAAGAGCAGGATGACGAAGAAGAGGAG